The Castor canadensis chromosome X, mCasCan1.hap1v2, whole genome shotgun sequence genome includes a region encoding these proteins:
- the Rragb gene encoding ras-related GTP-binding protein B isoform X2, which yields MEEADSEKKMEKENLGPRMDPPLGEPEGSLGWVLPNTAMKKKVLLMGKSGSGKTSMRSIIFANYIARDTRRLGATIDVEHSHVRFLGNLVLNLWDCGGQDTFMENYFTSQRDNIFRNVEVLIYVFDVESRELEKDMHYYQSCLEAILQNSPEAKIFCLVHKMDLVQEDQRDLIFKEREEDLRRLSRPLECSCFRTSIWDETLYKAWSSIVYQLIPNVQQLEMNLRNFAEIIEADEVLLFERATFLVISHYQCKEQRDAHRFEKISNIIKQFKLSCSKLAASFQSMEVRNSNFAAFIDIFTSNTYVMVVMSDPSIPSAATLINIRNARKHFEKLERVDGPKQCLLMR from the exons ATGGAAGAAGCTGACTCTGAGAAAAAGATGGAGAAGGAGAATCTGGGGCCAAGAATGGATCCTCCACTAGGGGAACCAGAAGGATCGCTTGG GTGGGTGCTACCAaatacagccatgaagaaaaag GTGCTGTTGATGGGTAAAAGTGGGTCTGGTAAGACCAGCATGAGGTCTATTATCTTTGCAAATTATATTGCCAGAGACACACGTCGCCTTGGTGCAACaa TTGATGTAGAACATTCTCATGTTCGATTTCTGGGAAACCTGGTTTTGAACCTGTGGGATTGCGGTGG ACAAGACACCTTCATGGAAAATTATTTCACCAGCCAACGTGACAACATCTTCCGAAATGTGGAAGTTCTGATTTATGTCTTTGATGTGGAGAGCCGTGAACTTGAAAAGGATATGCACTATTATCAGTCATGCTTGGAGGCCATTCTGCAGAACTCTCCAGAGGCCAAAATCTTTTGCTTGGTTCACAAAATGGATCTGGTACAGGAGGATCAACGGGACCTg atttttaaagaacGAGAAGAAGATCTGAGGCGTTTGTCTCGCCCACTGGAATGTTCTTGTTTCCGAACATCTATCTGGGATGAAACTCTTTATAAG GCTTGGTCCAGCATTGTTTATCAGCTGATTCCCAATGTTCAGCAGCTGGAAATGAACCTAAGAAATTTTGCTGAAATTATTGAGGCTGATGAAGTACTTCTGTTTGAGAGAGCTACTTTTCTG GTGATTTCTCATTATCAGTGTAAAGAGCAGCGTGATGCCCATAGATTTGAGAAAATCAGCAACATTATTAAGCAGTTCAAGCTGAGCTGCAG CAAGCTGGCTGCCTCTTTCCAGAGTATGGAAGTCAGGAACTCTAACTTTGCTGCTTTCATTGACATCTTTACATCCAATACTTATGTGATGGTCGTGATGTCTGATCCATCCATTC CTTCCGCAGCTACTCTGATCAACATCCGAAATGCCAGGAAACACTTTGAAAAGCTGGAAAGAGTGGATGGACCAAAGCAGTGTCTTCTAATGCGCTAA
- the Rragb gene encoding ras-related GTP-binding protein B isoform X1: MEEADSEKKMEKENLGPRMDPPLGEPEGSLGWVLPNTAMKKKVLLMGKSGSGKTSMRSIIFANYIARDTRRLGATILDRIHSLQINSSLSTYSLVDSVGNTKTFDVEHSHVRFLGNLVLNLWDCGGQDTFMENYFTSQRDNIFRNVEVLIYVFDVESRELEKDMHYYQSCLEAILQNSPEAKIFCLVHKMDLVQEDQRDLIFKEREEDLRRLSRPLECSCFRTSIWDETLYKAWSSIVYQLIPNVQQLEMNLRNFAEIIEADEVLLFERATFLVISHYQCKEQRDAHRFEKISNIIKQFKLSCSKLAASFQSMEVRNSNFAAFIDIFTSNTYVMVVMSDPSIPSAATLINIRNARKHFEKLERVDGPKQCLLMR, encoded by the exons ATGGAAGAAGCTGACTCTGAGAAAAAGATGGAGAAGGAGAATCTGGGGCCAAGAATGGATCCTCCACTAGGGGAACCAGAAGGATCGCTTGG GTGGGTGCTACCAaatacagccatgaagaaaaag GTGCTGTTGATGGGTAAAAGTGGGTCTGGTAAGACCAGCATGAGGTCTATTATCTTTGCAAATTATATTGCCAGAGACACACGTCGCCTTGGTGCAACaa tactagaCCGTATACATAGTCTTCAAATTAATAGCAGTTTGAGCACCTACTCTCTCGTAGACTCTGTTGGAAATACAAAGACAT TTGATGTAGAACATTCTCATGTTCGATTTCTGGGAAACCTGGTTTTGAACCTGTGGGATTGCGGTGG ACAAGACACCTTCATGGAAAATTATTTCACCAGCCAACGTGACAACATCTTCCGAAATGTGGAAGTTCTGATTTATGTCTTTGATGTGGAGAGCCGTGAACTTGAAAAGGATATGCACTATTATCAGTCATGCTTGGAGGCCATTCTGCAGAACTCTCCAGAGGCCAAAATCTTTTGCTTGGTTCACAAAATGGATCTGGTACAGGAGGATCAACGGGACCTg atttttaaagaacGAGAAGAAGATCTGAGGCGTTTGTCTCGCCCACTGGAATGTTCTTGTTTCCGAACATCTATCTGGGATGAAACTCTTTATAAG GCTTGGTCCAGCATTGTTTATCAGCTGATTCCCAATGTTCAGCAGCTGGAAATGAACCTAAGAAATTTTGCTGAAATTATTGAGGCTGATGAAGTACTTCTGTTTGAGAGAGCTACTTTTCTG GTGATTTCTCATTATCAGTGTAAAGAGCAGCGTGATGCCCATAGATTTGAGAAAATCAGCAACATTATTAAGCAGTTCAAGCTGAGCTGCAG CAAGCTGGCTGCCTCTTTCCAGAGTATGGAAGTCAGGAACTCTAACTTTGCTGCTTTCATTGACATCTTTACATCCAATACTTATGTGATGGTCGTGATGTCTGATCCATCCATTC CTTCCGCAGCTACTCTGATCAACATCCGAAATGCCAGGAAACACTTTGAAAAGCTGGAAAGAGTGGATGGACCAAAGCAGTGTCTTCTAATGCGCTAA
- the Rragb gene encoding ras-related GTP-binding protein B isoform X3: protein MKKKVLLMGKSGSGKTSMRSIIFANYIARDTRRLGATILDRIHSLQINSSLSTYSLVDSVGNTKTFDVEHSHVRFLGNLVLNLWDCGGQDTFMENYFTSQRDNIFRNVEVLIYVFDVESRELEKDMHYYQSCLEAILQNSPEAKIFCLVHKMDLVQEDQRDLIFKEREEDLRRLSRPLECSCFRTSIWDETLYKAWSSIVYQLIPNVQQLEMNLRNFAEIIEADEVLLFERATFLVISHYQCKEQRDAHRFEKISNIIKQFKLSCSKLAASFQSMEVRNSNFAAFIDIFTSNTYVMVVMSDPSIPSAATLINIRNARKHFEKLERVDGPKQCLLMR, encoded by the exons atgaagaaaaag GTGCTGTTGATGGGTAAAAGTGGGTCTGGTAAGACCAGCATGAGGTCTATTATCTTTGCAAATTATATTGCCAGAGACACACGTCGCCTTGGTGCAACaa tactagaCCGTATACATAGTCTTCAAATTAATAGCAGTTTGAGCACCTACTCTCTCGTAGACTCTGTTGGAAATACAAAGACAT TTGATGTAGAACATTCTCATGTTCGATTTCTGGGAAACCTGGTTTTGAACCTGTGGGATTGCGGTGG ACAAGACACCTTCATGGAAAATTATTTCACCAGCCAACGTGACAACATCTTCCGAAATGTGGAAGTTCTGATTTATGTCTTTGATGTGGAGAGCCGTGAACTTGAAAAGGATATGCACTATTATCAGTCATGCTTGGAGGCCATTCTGCAGAACTCTCCAGAGGCCAAAATCTTTTGCTTGGTTCACAAAATGGATCTGGTACAGGAGGATCAACGGGACCTg atttttaaagaacGAGAAGAAGATCTGAGGCGTTTGTCTCGCCCACTGGAATGTTCTTGTTTCCGAACATCTATCTGGGATGAAACTCTTTATAAG GCTTGGTCCAGCATTGTTTATCAGCTGATTCCCAATGTTCAGCAGCTGGAAATGAACCTAAGAAATTTTGCTGAAATTATTGAGGCTGATGAAGTACTTCTGTTTGAGAGAGCTACTTTTCTG GTGATTTCTCATTATCAGTGTAAAGAGCAGCGTGATGCCCATAGATTTGAGAAAATCAGCAACATTATTAAGCAGTTCAAGCTGAGCTGCAG CAAGCTGGCTGCCTCTTTCCAGAGTATGGAAGTCAGGAACTCTAACTTTGCTGCTTTCATTGACATCTTTACATCCAATACTTATGTGATGGTCGTGATGTCTGATCCATCCATTC CTTCCGCAGCTACTCTGATCAACATCCGAAATGCCAGGAAACACTTTGAAAAGCTGGAAAGAGTGGATGGACCAAAGCAGTGTCTTCTAATGCGCTAA